The following proteins are encoded in a genomic region of Mycolicibacterium confluentis:
- a CDS encoding long-chain fatty acid--CoA ligase codes for MDSTMQEFPLTVAAILRYANTVHGDRVVTTATGDGGYRHATYREVARDAARLANGLRKLGITGDQRVATFMWNNQEHLVAYLAVPSMGAVLHTLNIRLFPEQIEFIAYEAEDQVVIADVSLGKLLGPVLRSMETVHTVIAVGDGDLTPFTDSGKTVLRYSDVLAEASDEFDWPDLDETSAAAMCYTSGTTGHPKGVVYSHRSSYLHSMSACTGNGMGLSFSDKALPIVPMFHANAWGLPYAALMAGADLVMPDRFMDAPSLVNLIETQRPTVAGAVPTIWNDVMHHLDSNGGDISSLRLVACGGSAVPVSLMKSFEAQYNVRIRQAWGMTETSPIATLAWPPPGVDEDKHWELRGTQGRPLCGVEARIVDDEGKPLPQDGEAVGELEVRGPWITGSYYRNTDPSKFQNGWLRTGDVGRIDAQGYVTLTDRAKDVIKSGGEWISSVDLENNLIAHPSVLEAAVVGVPDDRWQERPLATVVLIEGGEASAAELREYLSDKVAKWWLPERWTFVAEIPRTSVGKYDKKTIRARYADGGYQVETLG; via the coding sequence ATGGACAGCACCATGCAGGAGTTCCCGTTGACCGTCGCGGCGATCCTGCGATACGCCAACACAGTGCATGGAGACCGGGTCGTCACCACGGCCACGGGGGACGGCGGCTACCGGCACGCGACGTATCGGGAGGTGGCGCGTGACGCCGCCCGCCTGGCCAACGGACTGCGCAAGCTCGGCATCACCGGCGACCAGCGCGTCGCGACGTTCATGTGGAACAACCAGGAGCACCTGGTGGCCTATCTCGCGGTGCCGTCGATGGGTGCGGTGCTGCACACCCTGAACATCCGCCTCTTCCCGGAGCAGATCGAGTTCATCGCCTACGAGGCCGAAGACCAGGTGGTCATCGCCGACGTGTCGCTGGGCAAGCTGCTGGGTCCGGTGCTGCGGTCCATGGAGACCGTGCACACCGTGATCGCGGTCGGCGACGGTGACCTGACGCCGTTCACGGACTCCGGCAAGACCGTGCTGCGCTACAGCGACGTCCTGGCTGAAGCATCCGACGAGTTCGACTGGCCCGATCTCGACGAGACATCCGCTGCCGCAATGTGTTACACGAGCGGCACCACGGGCCATCCCAAGGGTGTGGTCTACAGCCATCGGTCCAGCTACCTGCATTCGATGTCGGCATGCACCGGCAACGGGATGGGTCTGAGCTTCTCCGACAAGGCCCTGCCGATCGTGCCGATGTTCCACGCCAACGCCTGGGGTCTGCCCTATGCGGCGCTGATGGCCGGCGCCGATCTGGTGATGCCCGATCGCTTCATGGACGCCCCCTCGCTGGTCAACCTCATCGAGACCCAGCGGCCCACGGTGGCCGGCGCAGTTCCGACCATCTGGAACGACGTCATGCACCATCTGGACAGCAACGGGGGCGACATCTCGTCCCTGCGGCTGGTCGCCTGCGGTGGTTCGGCGGTGCCGGTCTCGCTGATGAAAAGCTTTGAGGCGCAGTACAACGTCCGGATCCGGCAGGCGTGGGGTATGACTGAGACCTCGCCCATCGCGACCCTGGCCTGGCCGCCGCCCGGCGTCGACGAGGACAAGCACTGGGAACTGCGCGGCACCCAGGGGCGTCCTCTGTGTGGCGTGGAGGCCCGCATCGTCGACGACGAGGGCAAGCCGCTGCCCCAGGACGGCGAGGCCGTCGGAGAACTCGAGGTGCGTGGGCCGTGGATCACCGGGTCGTATTACCGCAACACCGACCCGTCGAAGTTCCAGAACGGCTGGCTGCGCACCGGTGACGTCGGCCGCATCGACGCGCAGGGCTATGTCACGCTGACCGACCGCGCCAAGGACGTCATCAAGTCCGGCGGCGAGTGGATCTCCTCGGTGGACCTGGAGAACAACCTCATCGCGCACCCGTCGGTGTTGGAGGCCGCGGTGGTCGGGGTGCCCGACGACCGCTGGCAGGAGCGCCCGTTGGCCACCGTCGTGCTCATCGAGGGCGGCGAGGCCAGCGCCGCCGAACTGCGGGAGTACTTGAGCGACAAGGTCGCAAAGTGGTGGCTGCCCGAGCGATGGACCTTCGTGGCCGAGATCCCGCGGACCAGCGTCGGCAAGTACGACAAGAAGACCATCCGCGCCCGGTACGCCGACGGCGGCTACCAGGTGGAGACGCTCGGCTGA
- a CDS encoding NAD(P)H-dependent amine dehydrogenase family protein has product MALKVVQWATGGVGVAAIKGVLDHPDLELVGAWVHSAAKKGRDVGDIVGVGPLGVTATDSIDEILALDADAVIYAPLMANPDEVAALLRSGKNVVTPVGWLYPSAKQAAPMREAAVAGNATLHGTGIAPGGISEKFPLLLSAMSTGVTFVRAEEFSDLRTYEAPDVVRHVMGFGDTPDKALSGPMQKMLDGGFIQAVKMVTDQIGFDADPRIRATQEIAVATAPIESPIGVIEAGQVAGRKFHWEALVGDEPVVRVTVNWLMGEENLDPPWTFGPAGQRYEMEVRGEPDFTVTVKGFQGEIGDDVESGVVATAAHCVNAVPAVCAAPPGVATYLDLPLYSGRSAPRLARARG; this is encoded by the coding sequence ATGGCGTTGAAGGTCGTGCAGTGGGCCACCGGTGGCGTGGGCGTGGCGGCGATCAAGGGAGTCCTCGACCACCCCGACCTCGAACTCGTCGGCGCTTGGGTGCATTCGGCGGCGAAGAAGGGGCGCGACGTCGGCGATATCGTCGGTGTCGGACCTCTGGGCGTGACCGCCACCGACAGCATCGACGAGATCCTGGCGTTGGACGCCGACGCCGTGATCTACGCGCCCCTGATGGCCAACCCCGACGAGGTGGCCGCCCTGCTGCGCTCCGGCAAGAACGTGGTCACCCCCGTCGGATGGCTCTACCCCAGCGCCAAGCAGGCCGCGCCGATGCGCGAGGCCGCGGTCGCGGGCAACGCCACCCTGCACGGCACGGGCATCGCCCCCGGGGGCATCAGCGAGAAGTTCCCGCTGCTGCTGTCGGCGATGTCCACCGGCGTGACATTCGTTCGCGCAGAGGAGTTCTCCGATCTGCGCACCTATGAGGCCCCCGACGTCGTGCGGCACGTGATGGGGTTCGGTGACACCCCCGACAAGGCGCTCAGCGGGCCCATGCAGAAGATGCTCGACGGCGGCTTCATCCAGGCGGTCAAGATGGTCACCGACCAGATCGGGTTCGACGCCGACCCCAGGATCCGCGCGACTCAGGAGATCGCGGTCGCCACCGCGCCCATCGAGTCGCCGATCGGCGTCATCGAAGCCGGTCAGGTCGCTGGGCGAAAGTTCCACTGGGAGGCCCTCGTCGGCGACGAACCCGTCGTCCGCGTGACGGTCAACTGGCTCATGGGTGAGGAGAACCTCGATCCGCCTTGGACTTTCGGTCCGGCCGGACAGCGGTACGAGATGGAGGTGCGCGGCGAACCGGACTTCACCGTGACCGTCAAGGGCTTCCAGGGGGAGATCGGCGATGACGTGGAGTCGGGGGTCGTGGCGACCGCGGCGCACTGCGTGAACGCGGTGCCCGCGGTGTGCGCCGCGCCGCCGGGGGTGGCGACATACCTCGACCTGCCGCTGTACTCGGGCCGGTCGGCACCCAGACTCGCTCGGGCGCGAGGCTAG
- a CDS encoding YnfA family protein, giving the protein MTITKSVLLFVVAALFEIGGAWLVWQGVREQRGWAWAGLGVVALGAYGFVATLQPDANFGRILAAYGGVFVAGSLAWAMVLDGFRPDRWDVIGALICLVGVSVIMYAPRGA; this is encoded by the coding sequence GTGACCATAACGAAGTCCGTATTGCTCTTCGTCGTCGCCGCCCTGTTCGAGATCGGCGGCGCCTGGCTGGTCTGGCAGGGCGTGCGTGAGCAGCGCGGATGGGCATGGGCCGGCCTGGGCGTGGTGGCGTTGGGCGCCTACGGGTTCGTGGCCACCCTCCAGCCCGATGCCAACTTCGGCCGGATCCTGGCCGCTTACGGCGGGGTGTTCGTCGCGGGCTCGCTGGCCTGGGCGATGGTGTTGGACGGCTTCCGGCCGGACCGGTGGGACGTCATCGGTGCACTGATCTGCCTGGTCGGCGTTTCGGTGATCATGTACGCGCCGCGGGGCGCCTGA
- a CDS encoding patatin-like phospholipase family protein encodes MRVALALGSGGARGYAHIGVIEELHERGHEIVGIAGSSMGALVGGLQAAGRLDEYTTWASSLTQRAVLRLLDPSITAAGVLRAGKILDAVREILGDVCVEDLPIPYTSVATDLITGKSVWIQRGPVDDAIRASIAIPGLIAPHVVDGRLLADGGILDPIPMAPIASVNADVTIAISLAGADPEVRRGEREPRPSAERLSRMWRSTSSLLDTKAARSVLDTQTGRNVLGRFVSSEEDSEESFNEQAAPLVPKLGGFEVMNRTIDIAQAALARHTLAAYPPDLLIEVPRTVCRSLDFHRASEVIEIGRELAETALDNLEGRGSES; translated from the coding sequence ATGCGGGTGGCGTTGGCCCTGGGCAGTGGCGGGGCGCGCGGCTATGCCCACATCGGGGTCATCGAGGAGCTTCACGAACGCGGGCATGAGATCGTCGGCATCGCGGGGTCGTCGATGGGCGCCCTGGTCGGCGGCCTGCAGGCAGCGGGCAGACTCGACGAGTACACCACTTGGGCCAGTTCGCTGACGCAGCGCGCGGTGCTGCGACTGCTGGACCCCTCGATCACGGCCGCGGGGGTGCTCCGGGCGGGCAAGATCCTGGACGCTGTGCGGGAGATCCTCGGCGATGTCTGCGTCGAGGATCTGCCGATCCCGTACACCTCGGTGGCCACCGACCTGATCACCGGCAAGTCGGTGTGGATTCAGCGAGGGCCGGTCGACGACGCCATCCGGGCCTCGATCGCGATCCCCGGCCTCATCGCACCCCATGTGGTGGACGGGCGACTGCTCGCCGACGGCGGAATTCTGGATCCCATCCCGATGGCGCCGATCGCGTCCGTCAACGCCGATGTCACGATCGCAATCAGCCTGGCTGGTGCCGATCCGGAGGTCCGTCGTGGTGAGCGGGAACCGCGGCCCAGTGCCGAGCGGTTGAGCCGCATGTGGCGCAGCACGTCGTCGTTGCTGGACACCAAGGCCGCACGGTCGGTGCTGGACACGCAGACCGGTCGAAATGTGTTGGGCCGGTTCGTCTCCAGCGAGGAGGACAGCGAGGAGTCCTTCAATGAGCAGGCGGCTCCCCTGGTGCCCAAACTCGGTGGTTTCGAGGTGATGAACCGGACGATCGACATCGCGCAGGCCGCGTTGGCACGGCACACCCTGGCCGCTTATCCGCCCGATCTGCTGATCGAGGTGCCCCGCACGGTGTGCCGGAGCCTGGACTTCCACCGCGCGAGCGAGGTCATCGAGATCGGCCGCGAACTGGCCGAAACGGCGCTCGACAACCTGGAAGGCCGCGGGTCAGAGTCCTAG
- a CDS encoding cysteine dioxygenase: MTAPAVSHPVVSSGVVPAVSNPTRLRLPDLLHATDRAAADFLDGVYDHLLPPGGVPVDDRWYVRLRGDDDLDVWLISWAPGHPTELHDHAGSLGALTVLSGALNEFRWDGDELRRRRLDAGDQAAFPLGWVHDVVWAPTAVQSAPRQSTLSVHAYSPPLTAMSYYEVTGKGRLKRVRTELTDQPEGNA; encoded by the coding sequence ATGACCGCCCCTGCGGTGTCCCACCCTGTTGTTTCCTCCGGCGTCGTGCCCGCCGTTTCCAATCCGACCCGGTTGCGCCTGCCCGACCTGCTGCACGCGACCGACCGCGCCGCCGCCGACTTCCTCGACGGCGTCTACGACCATCTGCTGCCGCCCGGTGGCGTCCCCGTCGATGACCGTTGGTACGTCCGCCTCCGCGGCGACGACGATCTCGACGTCTGGCTGATCAGCTGGGCGCCCGGGCATCCGACCGAACTCCACGACCACGCCGGCTCGCTGGGTGCGCTCACCGTGCTCTCCGGCGCGCTCAACGAATTCCGTTGGGATGGTGATGAACTGCGTCGCCGTCGGCTGGATGCCGGCGACCAGGCCGCGTTCCCGCTGGGCTGGGTGCACGACGTCGTGTGGGCGCCCACCGCCGTGCAGTCCGCGCCGCGCCAGTCGACGCTGAGCGTGCACGCGTACTCGCCGCCGCTGACCGCGATGTCCTACTACGAGGTCACGGGCAAGGGTCGGCTCAAGCGCGTGCGCACGGAGCTCACCGACCAGCCCGAAGGCAACGCGTGA
- a CDS encoding patatin-like phospholipase family protein — protein MTRRRALVLAGGGIAGIAWETGVLAGIADEHPDAAAALLAADVLVGTSAGSTVSAQLGSGLSLQDLFERQVSGESREIASGVAVDDIAGLFLSAMTTPGATRAQKLQKIGAVAAGAATVAEPVRRAVIAHRLPSHRWPDHDLRITAVDIDTGELVVFTRESGVELVDAVAASCAVPGAWPPVTIGDRRYMDGGVASSVNMAVAQDCESAVALVPSGIDAPSVWEQGTAEEIDAFPGATLAVFADAESLAAFGRNPLDPACRTPSAQAGRAQGRREAARVAAFLGL, from the coding sequence GTGACGCGGCGCCGCGCCCTGGTGCTCGCCGGCGGCGGCATCGCGGGAATCGCTTGGGAGACAGGTGTTCTTGCCGGAATCGCCGACGAACATCCCGACGCCGCGGCGGCACTGCTGGCCGCCGATGTCCTGGTCGGCACCTCGGCTGGGTCCACGGTGTCGGCCCAATTGGGCAGCGGGTTGAGCCTGCAGGACCTGTTCGAGCGTCAGGTGTCCGGCGAGTCCCGTGAGATCGCTTCGGGTGTCGCGGTGGACGACATCGCCGGACTGTTCCTGTCGGCGATGACGACGCCGGGCGCGACCAGAGCGCAGAAGCTGCAGAAGATCGGTGCCGTCGCAGCAGGTGCCGCGACCGTGGCCGAACCGGTGCGCCGCGCGGTGATCGCCCATCGCCTGCCGTCGCATCGGTGGCCCGATCATGACCTGCGGATCACCGCGGTCGACATCGACACTGGTGAGTTGGTGGTCTTCACCCGGGAATCGGGCGTCGAGTTGGTGGATGCCGTCGCCGCAAGCTGCGCGGTGCCGGGTGCGTGGCCGCCCGTGACGATCGGCGATCGGCGGTACATGGACGGCGGGGTGGCCAGTTCGGTCAACATGGCCGTCGCCCAGGACTGCGAGTCCGCTGTGGCGCTGGTGCCGTCGGGTATCGACGCGCCGTCGGTGTGGGAGCAGGGCACCGCCGAGGAGATCGACGCCTTCCCGGGCGCGACGCTCGCGGTGTTCGCCGACGCAGAATCGCTCGCGGCCTTCGGACGCAACCCCCTGGACCCCGCGTGCCGCACACCGTCGGCGCAGGCCGGTCGGGCCCAGGGCCGCCGGGAGGCCGCCCGCGTCGCCGCGTTCCTAGGACTCTGA
- a CDS encoding alpha/beta hydrolase, with product MTDTSPTAEKPEEPAPQDEPAPASAEAPAEAQPDTRADGPWWAKHYTFFGTAVGLVFVFLSLTPSLLPRGPLFQGLVSGAAGAIGYLIGVFAVWLVRYLRGKDSSPTAPGWAWVTLLVVGIIGMVGMQFYFHSWQDDVRDLMGVPRLQWFNYPQAAIIAVIVLFIFVEIGQLVRRLVLFLVRQLERVAPPRVSGVVAVGLVLALAIALLNGVVVRVGMDFLNKTFAAVNDEDSPDITAPTTTLRSGGPESLVDWSSLGHQGRIFVSGGPSVEELTEFNGAPATEPIRAYAGMGSADNIRETAEMAARELLRTNGLSRQVVAVATTTGTGWINEAEASALEYMYNGDTAIVSMQYSFLPSWLSFLVDKENARQAGQALFEAVDEMIRTLPENERPKLVVFGESLGSFGGEAPFLSLNNLVARTDGALFSGPTFNNTVWTDLTINRDEGSPMWLPIYENGESVRFVARPEDLKRPDKPWSQPRVVYLQHASDPIAWWTPDLLFREPDWLREPRGYDVSPQMDWIPVVTFLQVSADMAVAVDVPDGHGHRYVRDVVNGWAQVLEPPGWTAEKTERLRPLMHADG from the coding sequence GTGACTGACACCTCCCCGACGGCGGAGAAGCCTGAAGAACCGGCGCCACAGGACGAACCGGCGCCGGCTTCGGCCGAAGCGCCGGCCGAAGCACAACCCGACACACGGGCCGACGGACCCTGGTGGGCCAAGCACTACACGTTCTTCGGCACCGCCGTCGGATTGGTCTTCGTCTTCCTGTCGCTCACACCGTCGCTGCTCCCCCGCGGGCCGCTGTTCCAGGGTCTGGTCAGTGGTGCCGCGGGCGCCATCGGATACCTGATCGGTGTCTTCGCGGTCTGGCTGGTGCGCTACCTGCGCGGAAAAGACTCCAGCCCAACCGCTCCCGGCTGGGCTTGGGTGACCCTTCTGGTGGTCGGCATCATCGGCATGGTCGGGATGCAGTTCTACTTCCACAGCTGGCAGGACGACGTCCGCGACCTCATGGGCGTGCCGCGTCTGCAGTGGTTCAACTACCCGCAGGCCGCGATCATCGCGGTCATCGTGTTGTTCATCTTCGTCGAGATCGGCCAACTGGTCCGCAGACTGGTGTTGTTCCTGGTCCGGCAACTCGAACGTGTTGCGCCGCCGCGGGTGTCGGGCGTCGTTGCGGTCGGCCTGGTGCTCGCGCTGGCCATCGCGCTGCTCAACGGCGTCGTGGTGCGGGTCGGCATGGACTTCCTGAACAAGACCTTCGCCGCGGTCAATGACGAGGATTCCCCCGACATCACCGCCCCCACGACGACACTGCGCTCAGGTGGACCGGAGTCACTGGTGGACTGGAGTTCACTGGGTCACCAGGGCCGCATCTTCGTCTCCGGCGGACCCAGTGTCGAAGAACTCACCGAGTTCAACGGGGCACCGGCCACCGAACCGATCCGCGCCTACGCGGGCATGGGTTCGGCCGACAACATCCGCGAGACGGCCGAGATGGCCGCGCGTGAACTGTTGCGCACCAACGGGTTGTCCCGCCAGGTCGTCGCAGTCGCCACGACCACCGGCACCGGCTGGATCAACGAGGCCGAGGCCTCGGCGCTGGAGTACATGTACAACGGCGACACCGCGATCGTGTCGATGCAGTACTCGTTCCTGCCCAGTTGGCTGTCGTTCCTGGTCGACAAGGAGAACGCCCGCCAGGCCGGACAGGCGCTCTTCGAGGCCGTCGACGAGATGATCCGCACCCTGCCCGAAAACGAGCGACCCAAGCTCGTGGTCTTCGGTGAGAGCCTGGGCTCGTTCGGCGGTGAGGCGCCGTTCCTGAGTCTGAACAACCTGGTCGCGCGCACCGACGGCGCGCTGTTCTCCGGGCCGACGTTCAACAACACCGTCTGGACCGACCTCACCATCAACCGTGATGAGGGGTCGCCGATGTGGCTGCCCATCTACGAGAACGGCGAGAGCGTGCGGTTCGTGGCGCGCCCCGAGGACCTGAAGCGTCCCGACAAGCCGTGGAGTCAGCCGCGCGTCGTCTACCTCCAGCACGCCTCCGACCCGATCGCGTGGTGGACACCGGATCTGCTGTTCCGGGAACCGGATTGGCTGCGGGAGCCGCGCGGCTACGACGTCTCGCCGCAGATGGACTGGATCCCGGTGGTGACGTTCCTGCAGGTGTCGGCCGATATGGCGGTCGCGGTCGATGTGCCCGACGGCCACGGACATCGGTACGTGCGCGACGTGGTCAACGGTTGGGCGCAGGTGCTGGAACCGCCGGGGTGGACCGCGGAGAAGACCGAGCGGCTACGCCCGCTGATGCACGCCGACGGCTAG
- a CDS encoding beta-propeller fold lactonase family protein yields the protein MANKVAPVDRVAGDDAEAARALPVLSPRLDRRPVSATSRAVEAVIAADAAVASDDVRAFAPVSAATIASGPITAMAELGGNLLTANYADDTLSLVARRGPRRAATVADVYEPFAIAVAGQRAYVTSVEPAYDTITVLERGEVFARIPVAGALRDVAVSPDGRRVYALQAADSAVLLGVIDAETHEVSDVELVVGPHTVPTALAVNPTNGLVYVAAVDHTSGVVMAVKDGRVAGAAPIPSMVRDIAVSRDGAVLVAVSDDDEFGGVIDFLDAKTLQITGTIELDGAAAQVSLSADGERAYVVSGDHVTVICTATRHIIDRIDAGVELSAALESSDGVHLFVSDNSGRVTTYEVNVTTNQAIAQIFDAAVIDVPMRELQAAGF from the coding sequence ATGGCAAACAAAGTGGCACCTGTGGACCGAGTGGCTGGAGATGACGCTGAGGCGGCACGAGCTCTTCCTGTGCTGTCGCCGCGCCTCGACCGCCGGCCTGTCTCTGCCACGTCGCGCGCCGTCGAGGCCGTGATCGCGGCCGACGCTGCTGTCGCCTCTGACGACGTGCGCGCCTTCGCGCCGGTCAGCGCGGCGACGATCGCCTCCGGGCCCATCACCGCGATGGCCGAACTCGGCGGCAACCTGCTGACCGCCAACTACGCCGACGACACCCTGTCGCTGGTGGCGCGGCGTGGTCCGCGCCGCGCGGCCACCGTCGCCGACGTCTACGAACCCTTCGCGATCGCCGTCGCCGGCCAGCGTGCCTACGTCACCTCCGTCGAACCGGCCTACGACACCATCACGGTGCTCGAACGCGGCGAGGTCTTCGCGCGCATCCCGGTCGCGGGCGCACTGCGTGATGTCGCCGTCAGTCCCGACGGACGCCGGGTGTACGCCCTGCAGGCCGCCGATTCGGCCGTTCTCCTCGGAGTGATCGATGCCGAGACGCACGAGGTCAGCGACGTCGAACTGGTCGTAGGCCCGCATACCGTGCCCACCGCGCTCGCGGTCAACCCCACCAACGGACTCGTCTACGTCGCGGCCGTCGACCACACCAGCGGCGTCGTCATGGCGGTCAAGGACGGTCGGGTCGCCGGCGCCGCGCCCATCCCGTCGATGGTCCGCGACATCGCGGTCAGCCGCGACGGTGCCGTGCTCGTCGCCGTCAGCGATGACGATGAGTTCGGCGGCGTCATCGACTTCCTGGACGCCAAGACCCTGCAGATCACCGGCACCATCGAACTCGACGGGGCGGCCGCGCAGGTGTCGCTGAGCGCCGACGGCGAGCGGGCCTATGTCGTCAGCGGTGACCACGTCACCGTCATCTGCACCGCGACGCGCCACATCATCGACCGCATCGATGCCGGCGTCGAACTGTCGGCCGCGCTGGAGAGCAGCGACGGCGTGCATCTGTTCGTCTCCGACAACTCCGGGCGGGTGACCACCTACGAGGTCAACGTCACCACCAACCAGGCGATCGCGCAGATCTTCGACGCTGCCGTCATCGACGTGCCGATGCGGGAGCTGCAGGCTGCAGGCTTCTGA
- a CDS encoding rhodanese-like domain-containing protein, producing MSRIDTVLEAARARLTRLPAAEVPAAVERGAILVDIRPAAQRAAEGSVPAALVIERNVLEWRCDPTSDARIADAVDDDVEWVVLCSEGYTSSLAAAALQDLGLHRATDVAGGYHALVAAGVLDQLAVGVHQRA from the coding sequence GTGAGCCGGATCGACACCGTCCTCGAGGCGGCGCGGGCGCGTCTGACCCGGTTGCCTGCGGCCGAGGTGCCCGCCGCCGTCGAGCGCGGCGCGATCCTGGTCGACATCCGACCGGCCGCCCAACGGGCCGCCGAGGGCTCGGTGCCCGCCGCGCTGGTGATTGAGCGCAACGTCCTGGAGTGGCGCTGCGACCCCACCAGCGATGCCCGGATCGCCGACGCCGTCGACGACGACGTCGAGTGGGTCGTGTTGTGCTCGGAGGGCTACACCTCGAGCCTCGCCGCCGCCGCGCTGCAGGACCTGGGACTGCACCGCGCCACCGACGTCGCCGGCGGCTACCACGCGCTGGTGGCCGCCGGCGTGCTCGACCAGCTAGCCGTCGGCGTGCATCAGCGGGCGTAG
- a CDS encoding amino acid ABC transporter ATP-binding protein — protein sequence MNQLVPEEVAAEPEGAVKIRIEGLKKSFGDLVVLDGIDTTVSKGEVVCVIGPSGSGKSTFLRCLNKLEDITGGKVTVDGFDLTDKKVDLDKVRQHIGMVFQHFNLFPHMTVIENVTLAPLLTKKMDKAAARKRAMDLLGQVGLAEKADVKPATLSGGQKQRVAIARALAMNPSIMLFDEATSALDPEMVGDVLEVLRALAAEGMTMVVVTHEMGFAREVASRVIFMADGNIVEDAPPAELFDNPKHPRLQEFLSKVL from the coding sequence ATGAACCAGTTGGTGCCCGAAGAGGTGGCGGCCGAACCCGAAGGCGCCGTGAAGATCCGAATCGAGGGGCTCAAGAAGTCCTTCGGTGATCTGGTGGTGCTCGACGGCATTGACACCACGGTCAGCAAGGGGGAGGTGGTGTGCGTCATCGGCCCGTCGGGTTCGGGCAAGTCAACCTTCCTGCGGTGCCTCAACAAACTCGAGGACATCACGGGCGGCAAGGTCACCGTCGACGGCTTCGACCTCACCGACAAGAAGGTCGACCTGGACAAGGTGCGCCAACACATCGGCATGGTTTTCCAGCACTTCAACCTGTTCCCGCATATGACGGTGATCGAAAACGTCACGCTGGCACCGCTGTTGACCAAGAAGATGGACAAGGCCGCCGCACGCAAGCGGGCGATGGACCTGCTGGGTCAGGTGGGACTGGCGGAGAAGGCGGACGTCAAGCCCGCGACGCTGTCGGGCGGGCAGAAGCAGCGTGTGGCGATCGCCAGGGCGCTCGCGATGAACCCGTCGATCATGTTGTTCGACGAGGCCACCAGCGCACTCGATCCCGAGATGGTCGGCGATGTGCTGGAGGTGCTGCGGGCGTTGGCGGCCGAGGGCATGACCATGGTCGTGGTGACTCACGAGATGGGCTTCGCGCGTGAGGTGGCCTCGCGGGTGATCTTCATGGCCGACGGCAACATCGTCGAGGACGCGCCGCCCGCTGAGTTGTTCGACAACCCGAAACACCCGCGGTTGCAGGAGTTTCTGTCGAAGGTGCTCTAA
- a CDS encoding SRPBCC family protein, which yields MATPHVMEQSRAVPVDVDTAFTRTLPMPLPTLFRRWYGPITPVKAVLDQTGEWDSAGLTRTVVQVGGGTMREKLTVVDPPNVFGYTLSDVTGPLSPLVDHIDGEWRFTPVGTGTLVTWRWTVHPKSTAAGLALPVFARIWRGFARQSLEQLSDELLR from the coding sequence ATGGCCACCCCCCACGTCATGGAACAGTCGCGCGCGGTTCCAGTGGATGTCGACACCGCGTTCACACGCACCCTGCCGATGCCCCTGCCCACCCTCTTCCGCAGGTGGTACGGGCCGATCACGCCGGTGAAGGCCGTGCTGGATCAGACCGGCGAATGGGACAGCGCGGGGTTGACCCGCACCGTGGTCCAGGTGGGCGGCGGCACCATGCGGGAGAAGCTGACCGTCGTCGACCCGCCGAACGTGTTCGGATACACCCTGTCTGACGTCACCGGCCCGCTGTCGCCGCTGGTGGACCACATCGACGGGGAGTGGCGCTTCACCCCCGTCGGCACCGGAACCCTGGTGACGTGGCGCTGGACGGTGCACCCGAAATCCACGGCGGCCGGCCTCGCGCTGCCGGTGTTCGCCAGGATCTGGCGGGGATTCGCGCGGCAGAGCCTGGAGCAGCTGTCCGACGAGCTGCTGCGGTGA
- a CDS encoding lipoprotein LpqV, whose product MRRNSTLLVFGVAATSALMSAGCASDQDHTAATSTTTTTAEWTPLPPEPTPPDAVGVSPGGVTTRVDVPSDAEESQYGQACLAAKTWMDAQGGDPTVLVEPYLQVLQQPGFQDPGNFNTPWAELTPAQQAGVILAVNGAAEGQCG is encoded by the coding sequence ATGCGCAGGAACTCCACCTTGCTCGTCTTCGGTGTCGCGGCCACGTCGGCGCTGATGAGCGCGGGCTGTGCGTCTGATCAGGACCACACCGCGGCGACCAGCACGACGACGACCACCGCCGAGTGGACACCGCTGCCCCCGGAACCGACGCCGCCCGACGCCGTCGGCGTGTCCCCCGGCGGCGTCACCACACGCGTCGATGTGCCCTCGGACGCCGAGGAGTCTCAATACGGGCAGGCGTGCCTGGCCGCCAAGACGTGGATGGATGCCCAGGGCGGCGACCCGACGGTCCTCGTCGAGCCGTATCTGCAGGTTCTGCAGCAGCCCGGCTTCCAGGATCCGGGCAACTTCAACACCCCGTGGGCCGAGTTGACCCCGGCCCAACAGGCCGGGGTCATCCTCGCAGTCAACGGCGCCGCCGAGGGTCAGTGCGGCTGA